In one window of Procambarus clarkii isolate CNS0578487 chromosome 63, FALCON_Pclarkii_2.0, whole genome shotgun sequence DNA:
- the LOC138354486 gene encoding serine-rich adhesin for platelets-like, with product MRERRAASVAVVVAAWWVSAAVALGGSRAPVHLLRIPLPLDSRALDCDGSGVTLFAAALWDTTYKEKKLFVTFCCSDLLWLSGKCVVGGLRWRKRGQGSVTSEASSGEEETRPVRERRPRNHTPDPPRRILTRLEKQHSTEDGTSSSSGNSTPDHRPTRRPYRNSRLQNITAGHSDSDVVSISSSISSSNSSSFNTSTSGSNTSASSTSTSSSSTPEPELPSRPPSRRVAAAAALRHQKLGIHRASGGKRGPPNNGAARRPSQRWRSVSPVTRAAQPSSPSSTLYSNKNKNNENNRNCTNCEDNIGKSQKRKNSSPNRAANKNNKCGTGIDLPIKGKTLLEGRTQFSLKQDNRKENIRKESDTANAINSSEDPVVIYEKTNFNQNRTLPNRRTVENRSLNNKKGTLNITKDLTSKTITSQLIIKKDPGERVAPSCNKSYKEKEETNLRCLKDTNSAHLKETNITRLKEASLTCLKSAGKYACSDSSSTVPKELSHRNTTAVVAPTNSSTFNDEVFIIEPSKEESVSSSQISSVKAEENLKKPVIRCSNKELVTKSSSKELVTKEQSSVFLSKEENPSRTFPSSSLITPREKTKDENWCKSNPCKSEAARPIEVLADSERDKSACKKLPKTKELPTKAELEQSPSTENVSAESTTICTCQCRNTSVRDSLVTTTAVARKPSLSENNVVIEATGVIRTTGDSSSAFVSQHDKSVKSAILGPSANSVVVSSSIAAVCDGTTTVSTVSTVTSVTSVSIVPGTTSAIVNSPNVSGLTWSSDSFRVNSSCNSNLNCSTSRSGCAEVAGVVSGRAVTITATSGPGPTCSSRVASPPSVSITAVVRSPVHLQPANPDPAHLAPHHHDVAPHTSLHLQHQAAHPYHQQHHQLQHQSQQLSTPATATRMDHCDGSSDSGVSVTERSVSRSSVLSDDRSSSAEVKPNTPTPAAGQTKISQASSLFIDRKEPVRVWRDPSLVSQSEHTVRHIHSVQHTMSQHYPGVPPPHLAAPTGGSGSSHGPAHHGSHGQPPVSIAHGLPPGLSYSTHPGAGAPPPLHLPPGLQQPLASLYPSIDVWKQLAPIPPLQSHAYAGLLTHHQEELLQLERAREMDRERAEQDRILR from the coding sequence GAAAGTGTGTTGTTGGAGGATTACGGTGGAGGAAACGTGGTCAAGGAAGTGTAACAAGTGAAGCATCATCTGGCGAAGAGGAAACACGCCCAGTTCGTGAGCGCCGACCACGAAATCACACGCCAGATCCACCCAGACGTATCCTCACACGTTTGGAAAAGCAGCATAGTACCGAGGACGGTACTTCCAGCAGCAGTGGTAATTCGACACCAGATCATCGCCCAACTCGCAGACCTTATAGAAATAGTAGACTGCAAAACATCACTGCTGGGCATAGTGACTCTGATGTCGTAAGCATCAGTAGTAGTATaagcagtagtaatagtagtagcttCAATACAAGTACAAGTGGCAGTAACACCAGTGCCAGCAGTACTAGTACGAGCAGTAGCAGTACACCAGAACCTGAGTTACCATCTCGACCACCATCACGTagggttgcagcagcagcagctcttaGGCACCAGAAATTAGGCATCCACAGAGCTTCAGGTGGCAAGAGAGGGCCACCTAATAATGGTGCTGCGCGACGACCCTCACAGAGATGGCGTAGTGTATCACCTGTAACCCGTGCTGCTCAGCCATCatcaccatcctcaacactttactcaaataaaaataaaaataacgaAAATAATAGAAATTGTACCAACTGTGAAGACAATATTGGTAAGAGCCAAAAACGTAAAAATAGCAGCCCAAACAGAGCAGCAAATAAAAATAACAAATGCGGCACTGGTATTGATCTTCCCATTAAAGGGAAGACTTTGCTAGAGGGAAGAACACAATTTTCACTTAAGCAAGATAACAGAAAAGAGAATATCAGAAAGGAGAGTGATACTGCAAATGCTATTAATTCTTCTGAAGATCCTGTTGTAATTTATGAAAAGACTAATTTTAATCAAAATAGAACATTACCAAATAGAAGAACAGTTGAGAATCGAAGTTTGAACAACAAGAAAGGTACATTGAATATAACTAAGGATTTGACAAGTAAAACTATTACCTCACAATTGATAATTAAGAAAGATCCTGGTGAGAGAGTAGCTCCATCCTGTAATAAGTCGTACAAAGAAAAGGAAGAGACTAATTTAAGATGTTTGAAAGATACTAATTCAGCACATTTGAAAGAGACTAATATTACACGTTTAAAAGAGGCTAGTTTAACGTGTTTGAAATCTGCCGGAAAATATGCGTGTTCAGATTCATCTAGCACGGTTCCTAAAGAACTCTCACACAGAAATACCACTGCTGTTGTAGCACCAACAAACAGTTCCACTTTTAATGATGAAGTCTTCATAATTGAACCCAGTAAAGAGGAGTCTGTAAGTTCATCTCAAATAAGTTCAGTAAAAGCAGAGGAAAACTTAAAGAAGCCTGTGATTAGATGTTCAAATAAAGAATTGGTTACAAAAAGTTCAAGCAAAGAATTGGTTACAAAAGAACAGTCATCTGTGTTTTTGTCAAAAGAGGAAAACCCTAGTAGAACATTTCCTTCTAGTTCTTTAATTACTCCTCGGGAGAAGACTAAGGATGAGAATTGGTGCAAATCAAATCCGTGCAAGTCAGAAGCAGCTAGGCCTATAGAAGTCTTGGCAGATTCTGAACGGGACAAGTCTGCATGTAAAAAGCTTCCCAAGACTAAAGAATTGCCCACTAAAGCAGAATTAGAGCAATCTCCCTCGACAGAAAACGTCTCGGCAGAAAGCACTACTATTTGTACCTGTCAATGCAGGAACACTTCCGTTAGGGATTCACTTGTAACTACTACAGCTGTAGCGAGGAAGCCTAGTTTAAGTGAGAATAATGTGGTTATAGAAGCCACGGGTGTTATACGAACAACAGGTGATAGTTCAAGTGCATTTGTTAGCCAGCATGACAAAAGTGTTAAGAGTGCCATTTTGGGCCCTAGTGCCAACAGTGTTGTGGTGAGCAGCAGTATTGCTGCAGTGTGTGACGGAACCACTACAGTGAGCACAGTGTCAACTGTGACTAGTGTGACTAGTGTGTCTATAGTGCCAGGCACAACCAGTGCCATTGTTAATTCGCCCAATGTCAGTGGACTTACTTGGTCTTCAGATAGCTTTCGAGTGAACTCTAGTTGTAATAGTAACCTCAACTGTAGTACTAGTAGAAGTGGGTGTGCAGAGGTGGCGGGCGTGGTGAGCGGGCGGGCAGTCACCATCACAGCAACAAGTGGGCCAGGTCCCACATGCAGTTCTCGTGTGGCCTCCCCACCCTCTGTAAGCATCACGGCAGTGGTGCGTAGCCCTGTCCACCTCCAGCCCGCCAACCCTGATCCTGCCCATCTTGCCCCGCACCATCATGACGTGGCACCCCACACATCCCTGCATCTCCAGCATCAGGCGGCCCATCCATATCACCAACAGCATCACCAACTCCAACATCAGTCACAGCAGCTCAGCACCCCGGCAACAGCCACCAGGATGGACCATTGTGACGGCTCAAGTGACTCTGGTGTGAGTGTAACCGAGCGTTCTGTATCACGCTCATCAGTTCTGAGTGATGACAGGTCATCTTCAGCAGAAGTAAAGCccaacacacctacacctgcAGCTGGTCAAACAAAGATATCACAGGCATCCTCTCTCTTCATAGACCGTAAGGAACCTGTTCGAGTTTGGCGTGATCCATCACTTGTGTCTCAGTCAGAGCACACGGTGCGTCATATTCATTCAGTGCAGCACACCATGTCACAGCACTATCCAGGGGTACCTCCCCCTCACCTTGCAGCTCCAACTGGGGGCTCTGGTAGCTCCCATGGACCTGCACACCATGGCTCACATGGCCAGCCTCCTGTATCTATTGCGCATGGTCTGCCTCCTGGCTTATCGTATTCAACACACCCTGgtgcaggtgcaccaccacctttgcatctGCCTCCTGGTCTTCAGCAACCTCTTGCTAGCTTATATCCATCTATCGACGTGTGGAAGCAGCTTGCTCCGATACCCCCACTACAATCGCATGCATATGCAGGTCTCCTTACTCACCACCAAGAAGAACTGCTTCAACTAGAACGTGCTCGGGAAATGGATCGGGAGCGTGCTGAGCAGGATAGAATACTTAGGTAA